One Diabrotica virgifera virgifera chromosome 3, PGI_DIABVI_V3a genomic window carries:
- the LOC126882370 gene encoding uncharacterized protein LOC126882370: MDFSRMKRTKRFRLGDLTDEQIEQLMNSVETDEETDYDSDDSVKDPDFVVDDIEKDVIAECLNEMENADTTDQFLDGLHISAFDVPSASSIFTGNNENYDEVGVDVEHQTKIRAENKAELQASTSSSRPAKRMRSPLPIHEEDGPSIEPSAGGFIGAALDAIQKSGPVISNITWRKKSMRLHINEVAFLGDSKLPPEVKCLKTPMELFSYFFTDKIIDLISFNTNLNAYRTNNGSGSQQNFQVTPQWFVGT; the protein is encoded by the exons atgGATTTTTCACGTATGAAGCGAACCAAGCGATTTAGATTGGGAGACTTAACGGACGAGCAAATAGAACAGCTCATGAATTCGGTTGAAACAGATGAAGAAACGGATTACGACAGTGATGATAGTGTCAAAGATCCCGATTTTGTTGTGGATGATATAGAAAAAGACGTCATTGCTGAATGTTTAAATGAAATGGAAAATGCTGACACTACAGATCAATTTCTGGACGGATTACACATAAGCGCCTTTGATGTTCCTTCTGCATCTTCTATATTCACGGGTAATAATGAAAATTATGATGAAGTCGGAGTAGATGTTGAACACCAAACTAAAATTAGagctgaaaataaagcagaacTGCAAGCATCTACATCTTCAAGTAGACCAGCAAAAAGAATGCGGTCACCACTTCCAATTCATGAAGAAGATGGTCCGTCTATTGAGCCATCAGCTGGTGGATTTATTGGCGCAG caCTTGATGCCATCCAAAAATCTGGACCGGTGATTTCAAACATTACATGGCGTAAAAAATCTATGCGTCTACATATAAATGAAGTTGCCTTTCTTGGAGATTCTAAGCTGCCTCCAGAAGTGAAATGCCTCAAAACTCCTATGGAATTATTCAGCTATTTTTTCACCGACAAAATTATTGATTTGATTTCATTCAATACCAATCTGAACGCATATAGAACAAACAACGGCAGCGGGAGTCAACAAAATTTTCAAGTGACACCTCAATGGTTCGTCGGTACATAG